GGGCTGGGTGCAGTAGCCCGCGACCAGGATGGCTTGATCCACCTTCGTGTCGATGTGCTCCAGGATCGCGAGCAATAGCGCTGCACCGCCTGAGTGTCCGACAAGGACGGTGCTCGCGTCGAACGTGTGATTGGCCAAGACCTTCGGCAGAAAGGTGGTGATGGATTCAACGTTGAGTCCGGGATAGTGCGGCGCCTCGACGGTGTACCCACGTTCGACCAGCCGCCTTCGCAGCCAAGGGAGCCACACGACGTCGGGGCGCGCGCCGGTCCCGTGAAAGATGATCGCCTTCCGGTCCACGCGTGTTCCTCTCGCAGTTCTGGCGCACACCTCGTTCCGAACCCCCTGGAGCCGCGGAGGGCGGCTTGGCAGTGTGCTGCTCCTGGCGGCTGTGGGCCATGGCCGAGCACGGTGCCACCGTTACGCAGAGGGTCAGAATCCGTGGCGCACCTTCCATTATGGCTAGCGGGGGCCGAGGCCGGTCCGACCGTCAAGGCACTCGCGAGCGGCGTCGAGATGGCCGAGATGGCGGGCAGTCTCCTCGATCATGTGCAGAGCGATGTGGCGCAGATCTGCGAACTCATCATCCAACGTGTCGCTGTATCGCCCCACGAGCTTCGCGTCCAGGGGGGTGGTCGCCAGCACCGCGTTGCTTTGCTCGCACTGGTCGAGATAGAAGTCGAATACCTCTGCAATCGGATGCGTCGAGGTAAGTTGTCTCTCGTCGTCATTGAGCCATGGCACCTCTGCCACAGATCCGGTGGCTACCCTCTGAAACCAGTGGCGCTCGGCGTAGCCGAGGTGCTTGATGAGTCCCAGTGGTGTCCACCCGGACGGCAGGATCGAAGTCCGCAACTGATCGTCGCTGAGCCCCTCCAGGATCGCGACCGCGCTGGCGCGCTGAGCGTCGAGAAAGTGCCGCAAGGCAACTGCCTCCGCGGTGGTTCTGTTCCTGCTCTCCATTCTGGTCCCTTCACTGGGGGTGCAGGTGTTTGATGACCGCGCACCAGACGGGCACGCCCCGGAACCTCGAGATGCGTGGGCGTTGGTCAGCGGCCCCTCCCTGGCAAGTCCGGGAGGCGGCAACGGTGCAGCTGCGAAGTCGGCTAGTTGGTGCCGACCTAGTTCAACCCGTAACCAGTCCTCCGCTGTGGACCGGACGCACTTCGACACCACCGCCCTGGCCGATGACCGGGTTTGTTCGCGCCACCGCGAGCGCGGCGTCCAGGTCAGGCGCTTCAAGGATGTAGACGCCAGCTACCACGTGCTGAGCATCGACGTACGGGCCGTCGCTGATCCCAGCCTCGCGAACCGCTTTGGCCTTCTCCCGTGGGGTGAAGGCCCAGGCTGCCGTCATCACGGCACCAGAGCGCAGTGCGTCCGCGTGTGCGTCGCAGGCAGCGACCTCCTCCGACGTCTCTGCTGTGGCGTCCGGCGCGTGTGCGGAGTCCTTGCTGTAGATCAGCACGGCGTACTGAGCCATGATCGTTCCCTTCGTTGTTGGACTGCGGTGCGTCAGGTGTCTTCAGGGTTGGGCTGCAGCAGGTCGACGTCGAGTCGCGCCATGGCATCGAGCACCTCGTCGAGTCGGCGTTGCAGGTACATGCGAGCGTCGGCAGTGCGTGCTGCGGCCAGCGCCTCTCGGTAGGCGTCCGCGGCGGGGAGGTTGGCTCCGGATCGGCGAAGGAGGTCGGCGCGGATGGCAGGAACCTCGGGTGCTTCCCTGACATGGCGGTGCTCGTCGATGGCCTCCTCGAGCGCGACGAGGCCGGCCTCGGGTCCATCTCGCATGCCGACGGCCACTGTCCGATTCATCGCCACGACCGGCGATGCGGTGGCGCTCAGCAGTGCGTCATACCAAGCAACGATCGCAACCCAGTCAACCGCCTGCGGTGTCTGCGCCGTGCTGTGCACGGCTGCGATCTCCGCCTGGACCCGGTAGGGACCGACCGAGCCTTCGCCGGTGCCCGCGCAGGTTGCTTCACGTGCGAGCTGCAATGCTTCGAGTCCGGCCGCGATCAGCGGGCGGTCCCAGCGTGTGCGGTCCTGCTCGTCGAGCGGGATGAGCGCGCCCGTCGAGGTCAACCTGGCGGGTCGCCGTGCATGCTGCAGGAGGAGCAGCGCCCGAAGGGCTTGCGCCTCGTCGTGCTCAGGTAGCAGCCAGGTGGCCAGCTGTGCCAGCGCGATGGCCTCGTCGGCCAGCTCGTCCCGCAAGCCGGCGCCTTCGGTGGCGGAGTACCCCTCTGTGAAGACGAGATAGATGACGGCCAGTACGGAAGCGACCCGATCGGCGACCTCGTCGGTCGGCGGCACGGCCAGAACTAGCCCCGAAGACGAGATCTGCTTGCGCGCCCGGAGCAGGCGCTGGCTTAATGCCGATTCCTTGACCAGGAGCAGCCTGGCGATCTCCCGGGTGGTCAGGCCGCTGACTGTCCTCAGGGTCAACGCTACGCGGTCGGGCAACGTCAGGTCCGGATGGCAGCACGTGAACAGCAACCGCAACCGG
The Nocardioides marinisabuli genome window above contains:
- a CDS encoding RBBP9/YdeN family alpha/beta hydrolase; translation: MDRKAIIFHGTGARPDVVWLPWLRRRLVERGYTVEAPHYPGLNVESITTFLPKVLANHTFDASTVLVGHSGGAALLLAILEHIDTKVDQAILVAGYCTQPNSEDEPVLQDSYDWAAMRANVRDLYVINSRRDPYGCDDRQGRAMFERLGGTQIVRDDGHFGDIDQPYETFELLDRLID
- a CDS encoding DinB family protein; the encoded protein is MESRNRTTAEAVALRHFLDAQRASAVAILEGLSDDQLRTSILPSGWTPLGLIKHLGYAERHWFQRVATGSVAEVPWLNDDERQLTSTHPIAEVFDFYLDQCEQSNAVLATTPLDAKLVGRYSDTLDDEFADLRHIALHMIEETARHLGHLDAARECLDGRTGLGPR
- a CDS encoding YciI family protein, with the protein product MAQYAVLIYSKDSAHAPDATAETSEEVAACDAHADALRSGAVMTAAWAFTPREKAKAVREAGISDGPYVDAQHVVAGVYILEAPDLDAALAVARTNPVIGQGGGVEVRPVHSGGLVTG
- a CDS encoding RNA polymerase sigma factor, with product MSSSPPSPLDSVVRTEWPRIVAGLLRVTGDWDLAEDCAQDATERALLTWPRDGVPDNPGAWLTSVARRRAVDVLRRRNSESRALQEVALTEPAPTTADAGSGYADDRLRLLFTCCHPDLTLPDRVALTLRTVSGLTTREIARLLLVKESALSQRLLRARKQISSSGLVLAVPPTDEVADRVASVLAVIYLVFTEGYSATEGAGLRDELADEAIALAQLATWLLPEHDEAQALRALLLLQHARRPARLTSTGALIPLDEQDRTRWDRPLIAAGLEALQLAREATCAGTGEGSVGPYRVQAEIAAVHSTAQTPQAVDWVAIVAWYDALLSATASPVVAMNRTVAVGMRDGPEAGLVALEEAIDEHRHVREAPEVPAIRADLLRRSGANLPAADAYREALAAARTADARMYLQRRLDEVLDAMARLDVDLLQPNPEDT